Proteins from a genomic interval of Pseudomonas silesiensis:
- a CDS encoding DUF2986 domain-containing protein, giving the protein MNRQKKIKQLLKAHAKKASAKLAPANKSKYISKADRLKLAAESSDDSISSSENA; this is encoded by the coding sequence ATGAATCGCCAGAAAAAAATAAAGCAGTTACTAAAAGCTCACGCCAAAAAGGCCAGTGCCAAGTTGGCCCCGGCAAACAAGTCCAAATACATCAGTAAAGCTGACCGATTGAAACTGGCTGCTGAATCCAGTGATGACTCAATCAGTTCCTCCGAGAATGCGTGA
- a CDS encoding GlxA family transcriptional regulator — protein MAYDTPRAVPPQTIGFLLLDQFTLISLASAVEPLRMANQLTGQELYRWHTFTLGGAQVWASDGMPITPDSSIDDALLLDTVIVCGGTGIQSAVTRDHIIWLRTQARRTKRMGGVCTGSWALAQAGLLDGFDCSVHWEFLAAMQEAFPRVNLSSSLFTLDRDRFTSSGGTAPMDMMLHLISRDHGHELSAAISDMFVYERIRNEQDHQRVPLKHMLGTHQPKLQEIVALMEANLEEPIDLDELANYVGLSRRQLERLFQKYLKSSPSRYYLKLRLIRARQLLKQTSISIVELSVVCGFVSTPHFSKCYRECFGIPPSDERLVAQTQPQVTARAVEQASPSARQVSLLEQARDESTFASIKIVKS, from the coding sequence ATGGCATACGACACCCCCAGGGCCGTTCCTCCCCAGACCATTGGTTTTCTGCTGCTGGACCAATTCACCTTGATCTCCCTGGCGTCCGCTGTAGAGCCCCTGCGAATGGCCAATCAGTTGACCGGTCAAGAGCTGTACCGTTGGCACACGTTCACCTTGGGGGGCGCGCAGGTGTGGGCCAGCGACGGCATGCCGATCACTCCGGATTCGTCGATCGATGACGCACTGCTGCTCGATACCGTGATCGTCTGCGGTGGCACGGGCATTCAAAGTGCGGTGACCCGGGACCACATTATCTGGTTGCGAACCCAGGCGCGGCGCACGAAGCGCATGGGGGGCGTGTGCACAGGCAGTTGGGCCCTGGCCCAGGCAGGCTTGCTCGATGGCTTCGATTGCAGCGTGCACTGGGAATTCCTGGCGGCCATGCAAGAAGCTTTTCCGCGAGTGAACCTCAGCTCCAGTTTATTCACCCTCGACCGGGACCGCTTCACCAGCTCCGGTGGCACCGCGCCAATGGACATGATGCTGCACCTGATCAGTCGCGATCATGGTCATGAACTGTCAGCGGCCATTTCGGACATGTTTGTCTACGAGCGGATCCGCAACGAGCAGGATCACCAACGAGTGCCCCTCAAGCACATGCTCGGTACCCATCAACCGAAGTTGCAGGAAATCGTCGCCTTGATGGAGGCCAATCTGGAAGAACCGATCGACCTCGACGAACTGGCGAATTATGTCGGTTTGTCCCGTCGACAGCTGGAGCGGTTGTTCCAGAAATACCTCAAATCCTCGCCTTCGCGGTATTACCTCAAGCTGCGCCTGATCCGCGCGCGTCAGTTGCTCAAGCAAACGTCGATCTCCATCGTGGAGTTGTCGGTGGTGTGTGGCTTCGTGTCCACCCCCCATTTCTCAAAGTGCTATCGCGAGTGTTTCGGCATTCCACCGAGCGACGAACGCCTGGTGGCGCAAACGCAACCGCAAGTGACAGCAAGAGCGGTTGAGCAGGCGTCGCCATCGGCAAGGCAGGTGAGTTTGCTGGAACAGGCACGTGATGAGTCGACATTCGCTAGTATCAAGATTGTGAAATCTTGA
- a CDS encoding MFS transporter, translating into MKPLKKYQSITVVFLLLIGIVNYLDRSALSIANTSIQKDMMISPSQMGILLSAFSIAYAFAQLPMGMIIDRLGSKIALGASLLAWSVAQSTFGMVNSFAGFMGLRVLLGIGEAPMFPSAAKALSEWFDANERGTPTGIVWSSTCIGPCLAPPLLTLFMVNFGWRGMFIITGAIGIVLAVCWLAFYKSKAQYLAELAAEGKPLPTEKTAPVQAVDPQAPKVSYFAGWLDLFKHRSTWGAVLGFMGVIYMLWLHLTWLPGYFEREHGMNLYKTAWLVSLAYGFGAVGTIVAGRFCDRLVRRGMSILASRKFGVITGLVLAALFTVPLSFVTGLTGCIILLCLALFSINMASATAWMIVNTIVDSRRVASFGSIQNFGGYIAGSVAPIVTGFSIQYSGSFNTAFMISAVVALCSALAYYLLLNAPISDAEPAPEHIVGVTE; encoded by the coding sequence ATGAAACCACTGAAGAAGTACCAAAGCATCACCGTTGTCTTCCTGTTGTTGATCGGCATCGTCAACTACCTGGACCGTAGTGCGCTGTCCATCGCCAATACCTCGATCCAGAAGGACATGATGATCAGCCCCTCGCAGATGGGCATTCTGTTGTCGGCCTTCTCCATCGCCTACGCCTTTGCGCAGTTGCCGATGGGCATGATCATCGACCGCCTGGGCAGCAAGATCGCCCTGGGCGCTTCATTGCTGGCCTGGTCGGTGGCTCAGTCGACGTTCGGCATGGTCAACAGCTTCGCCGGCTTCATGGGCCTGCGTGTGCTGCTGGGGATTGGCGAGGCGCCGATGTTCCCCTCGGCGGCCAAGGCCTTGTCCGAATGGTTCGATGCCAACGAGCGCGGCACGCCGACCGGGATCGTCTGGTCGTCGACCTGCATCGGCCCATGCCTGGCGCCACCCTTGCTGACGCTGTTCATGGTCAACTTCGGCTGGCGCGGGATGTTCATCATCACAGGTGCGATCGGTATCGTCCTGGCCGTGTGCTGGTTGGCCTTCTACAAGAGCAAGGCGCAATACCTGGCCGAGCTCGCGGCTGAAGGCAAACCGTTGCCGACCGAGAAAACAGCCCCGGTGCAAGCGGTCGACCCGCAGGCACCGAAGGTCTCCTACTTCGCCGGCTGGCTCGACCTGTTCAAGCACCGCAGCACCTGGGGTGCGGTCCTGGGCTTCATGGGCGTGATCTACATGCTGTGGCTGCACCTGACCTGGCTGCCGGGCTACTTCGAACGCGAACATGGCATGAACCTGTACAAGACCGCGTGGCTGGTGTCGCTGGCCTATGGCTTCGGCGCAGTGGGCACTATCGTCGCCGGGCGCTTCTGCGACCGGCTGGTACGCCGTGGCATGAGCATCCTGGCCAGTCGCAAGTTCGGCGTGATCACCGGCCTGGTACTGGCCGCGCTGTTCACCGTGCCGCTGTCGTTCGTCACTGGCCTGACCGGTTGCATCATCCTGCTGTGCCTGGCGCTGTTCAGCATCAACATGGCCAGTGCCACCGCCTGGATGATCGTCAACACCATCGTCGACAGCCGCCGGGTGGCCTCGTTCGGTTCGATCCAGAACTTCGGCGGCTACATCGCCGGTTCCGTCGCGCCGATCGTCACCGGCTTCAGCATCCAGTACTCGGGTTCGTTCAATACCGCGTTCATGATCAGTGCGGTGGTGGCGCTGTGTTCGGCCCTGGCGTACTACCTGCTGCTCAACGCACCGATCAGCGATGCCGAGCCTGCACCCGAGCACATCGTTGGTGTGACCGAGTAA
- a CDS encoding fumarylacetoacetate hydrolase family protein, with product MTNESTTQAPLPLSSNPAVFNTGSWVGRVWLPGQGPAVVLVKAGAVHDISAHVATVSALLEVADPVKYLRALPLAEALIELPALLDNSDPNQRDENLPWLLAPIDLQAVKAAGVTFAASLLERVVEEQAKGDPAKADAIRDTLASRIGADLSQIVPGSAQAEALRKVLVEQGLWSQYLEVGIGPDAEIFTKAQPLSAVGHGADIGIHPKSSWNNPEPEVVLAVSSNGTLQGAMLGNDVNLRDFEGRSALLLSKAKDNNASTSLGPLLRLFDETFSLDDVRNAEVDLRVEGQDGFIMEGRSSMRQISRDPLDLVQQTLNENHQYPDGLVLFLGTLFAPKQDRDQPGNGFTHKPGDLVAISNAQLGTLCNRVTTSDQAPRWDFGLRSLIDSLSRRGLLEAAVTARQP from the coding sequence ATGACCAACGAATCGACAACACAAGCACCGCTGCCGTTGAGCAGCAACCCCGCCGTCTTCAACACCGGCAGCTGGGTCGGACGTGTGTGGCTGCCCGGCCAGGGCCCGGCCGTGGTGCTGGTCAAGGCCGGCGCCGTGCACGATATCAGCGCCCACGTGGCGACCGTCTCGGCCTTGCTTGAAGTGGCTGACCCGGTGAAGTATCTGCGAGCTTTACCCTTGGCCGAGGCCTTGATCGAGTTGCCCGCGCTGCTGGACAACAGCGACCCGAACCAACGGGATGAAAACCTGCCATGGCTGCTGGCGCCGATCGACCTGCAAGCGGTCAAGGCCGCTGGCGTGACCTTCGCTGCCAGCCTGCTGGAGCGTGTGGTCGAAGAGCAGGCCAAAGGCGATCCGGCCAAGGCCGACGCAATCCGCGACACCCTGGCCAGCCGCATTGGCGCCGACCTGTCGCAGATCGTCCCGGGCTCGGCCCAGGCCGAAGCCTTGCGCAAGGTACTGGTGGAGCAGGGCCTGTGGTCGCAGTACCTGGAAGTGGGCATCGGCCCGGACGCCGAAATCTTCACCAAGGCCCAGCCTCTGTCGGCGGTCGGCCACGGCGCCGACATCGGCATTCACCCCAAGTCGAGCTGGAACAACCCGGAACCGGAAGTGGTGCTGGCGGTGTCGAGCAACGGCACCCTTCAGGGCGCCATGCTCGGCAACGACGTCAACCTGCGCGACTTCGAAGGCCGTAGCGCCTTGCTGCTGAGCAAGGCCAAGGACAACAACGCCTCCACCTCGCTGGGGCCATTGCTGCGCCTGTTTGACGAAACCTTCAGCCTCGATGATGTGCGTAACGCCGAGGTGGATTTGCGCGTCGAAGGCCAGGATGGTTTCATCATGGAAGGCCGCAGTTCCATGCGCCAGATCAGCCGCGACCCGCTCGACCTGGTCCAGCAGACCCTCAATGAAAACCACCAATATCCCGACGGCCTGGTGCTGTTTCTCGGTACCCTGTTCGCCCCCAAGCAGGACCGTGATCAGCCGGGCAACGGCTTCACCCACAAACCGGGTGACCTGGTGGCGATCAGCAACGCGCAACTGGGGACCTTGTGCAACCGGGTGACCACCAGCGACCAGGCACCGCGCTGGGACTTCGGCCTGCGCTCGTTGATCGACAGCCTGAGCCGGCGCGGCCTACTGGAGGCGGCAGTCACCGCGCGCCAACCCTGA
- a CDS encoding Ldh family oxidoreductase produces the protein MTEGKRYDAQTLTTFVEQLFETAGADAEVAQVVTRVLLEGELLGHRTHGLNLVSRYIGGMLTGQVKASAGLLEQVSDSGISTLFDGHYVLGPYCVSRALDSAAKGATEQGIGIAVVRRASHIGCLAAYLKPFTDRGLVAMVYSSDPSVGLVCAHGGIDPIYTPNPIAAGIPTRGEPILLDVSMSTVTLGLVGQCREAGSPLPHPVLMSNKGQVTDDPADFFTTPPGSILPLGGQAFGHKGFALAILVEALTSGLAGHGRKDAPDQWGASATAVVIDPRFFGGLDAFTDESSFLSKLILASRPVDPERPVRLPGQAGLKLREQALREGVSLAQKVVDDLNQTAGQLQLPALS, from the coding sequence ATGACTGAAGGCAAACGCTACGACGCCCAAACGCTCACCACGTTCGTCGAGCAACTGTTCGAAACAGCCGGGGCCGATGCCGAGGTTGCCCAGGTGGTGACCCGGGTCCTGCTGGAAGGTGAATTGCTGGGCCATCGCACCCACGGCCTCAACCTGGTGAGCCGCTACATCGGCGGCATGCTGACCGGGCAGGTCAAGGCCAGTGCCGGGTTGCTCGAACAGGTCTCGGACAGCGGCATCTCCACGTTGTTCGACGGCCATTATGTGCTCGGCCCTTATTGTGTCAGCCGCGCCCTGGACAGTGCGGCCAAGGGCGCCACGGAGCAGGGCATAGGGATCGCCGTGGTGCGCCGTGCCTCGCACATCGGGTGCCTGGCCGCTTACCTGAAGCCGTTCACTGATCGTGGCCTGGTGGCCATGGTCTATTCCTCGGACCCGTCGGTGGGGCTGGTGTGCGCCCATGGCGGGATCGATCCGATCTACACGCCCAACCCGATTGCCGCCGGCATTCCGACCCGGGGCGAACCGATCCTGCTGGATGTGAGCATGTCTACCGTGACCCTGGGCCTGGTGGGCCAGTGCCGCGAGGCGGGCAGCCCGCTGCCGCACCCGGTGCTGATGAGTAACAAGGGACAGGTGACCGACGATCCGGCCGACTTCTTCACCACGCCACCGGGCAGCATCCTGCCCCTGGGCGGCCAAGCCTTTGGTCACAAGGGCTTTGCCCTGGCGATTCTGGTCGAGGCCCTGACCTCGGGGTTGGCCGGCCATGGGCGCAAGGACGCGCCGGACCAGTGGGGCGCCTCGGCCACGGCCGTGGTGATCGACCCGCGCTTCTTCGGCGGGCTGGACGCCTTCACCGACGAAAGTTCGTTCCTGAGCAAGCTGATCCTGGCCAGCCGCCCGGTAGACCCCGAGCGCCCGGTGCGCCTGCCGGGCCAGGCCGGCCTGAAGCTGCGCGAGCAAGCCCTGCGCGAAGGCGTGAGCCTGGCGCAGAAGGTGGTCGATGACCTCAACCAGACTGCCGGGCAGTTACAGCTGCCAGCACTTTCCTAA
- a CDS encoding aldehyde dehydrogenase (NADP(+)), whose protein sequence is MQVSGFNFIAGQRSALGDTLVYSVDAHTGERLPGAFHQATLAEVDTAVAAASAAFPLYRNLPAVRRAEFLEAIADELDGLGEDFIALTCQETALPSARIQGERGRTSGQMRLFAQVLRRGDFYGARIDQALPARTPMPRPDLRQYRIGVGPVAVFGASNFPLAFSTAGGDTAAALAAGCPVVFKAHSGHMATAERVAEALIRAAERTGMPAGVFNMIFGAGVGEALVKHPGIQAVGFTGSLKGGRALCDMAAARPQPIPVFAEMSSINPVLVLPQALASRGAQMAKELTASVVQGCGQFCTNPGLVLGIRSPAFSAFIEQLTGHMAEQTPQTMLNPGTLNSYGKGLQALLAHPGIKHLSGLAQAGNQAQPQLFEADVSLLLEQDELLQEEVFGPCTVVVQVADEAELRRAVAALRGQLTATLLADNDDLTTFGQLFSALEVKVGRVLLNGYPTGVEVCDAMVHGGPYPATSDARGTSVGTLAIDRFLRPVCYQNVPDALLPDALKNANPLGLQRLVDGKSSTAALN, encoded by the coding sequence ATGCAAGTTTCCGGATTCAACTTTATCGCGGGCCAGCGCAGCGCCCTGGGCGACACCCTGGTCTACAGCGTCGACGCCCACACCGGCGAACGCCTGCCCGGCGCTTTCCATCAGGCAACCCTGGCGGAGGTCGATACGGCGGTGGCGGCTGCCAGCGCGGCGTTCCCGCTGTATCGCAACCTGCCGGCCGTACGCCGGGCAGAATTTCTTGAAGCCATCGCCGACGAGCTCGACGGCCTGGGCGAGGATTTTATCGCCTTGACCTGCCAGGAGACGGCGTTGCCGAGCGCCCGCATCCAGGGTGAACGCGGTCGTACCAGTGGCCAGATGCGCCTGTTTGCCCAGGTGCTGCGCCGTGGCGACTTCTACGGTGCACGGATCGACCAGGCGCTGCCGGCACGCACCCCGATGCCGCGCCCGGACCTGCGCCAGTACCGCATCGGTGTCGGCCCGGTGGCGGTGTTCGGTGCCAGCAACTTTCCCCTGGCGTTCTCCACGGCCGGTGGTGATACCGCCGCCGCCCTGGCTGCCGGTTGCCCGGTGGTGTTCAAGGCCCACAGCGGCCACATGGCCACGGCCGAGCGGGTGGCCGAAGCGCTGATCCGTGCCGCCGAGCGCACCGGCATGCCGGCCGGCGTGTTCAACATGATCTTCGGTGCCGGCGTCGGCGAGGCGCTGGTCAAGCACCCGGGCATCCAGGCGGTGGGCTTTACCGGTTCGCTCAAGGGCGGTCGTGCCCTGTGCGACATGGCGGCAGCAAGGCCGCAACCGATCCCGGTGTTTGCCGAGATGTCGAGCATCAACCCGGTGCTGGTCCTGCCCCAGGCCCTGGCCAGTCGCGGGGCGCAGATGGCCAAGGAATTGACCGCCTCGGTGGTGCAGGGCTGTGGCCAGTTCTGCACCAATCCAGGCCTGGTGCTGGGGATTCGTTCGCCGGCGTTCAGCGCCTTCATCGAGCAACTGACCGGGCACATGGCCGAGCAGACGCCGCAGACCATGCTCAATCCCGGCACCTTGAACAGCTACGGCAAAGGCTTGCAGGCGTTGCTGGCGCACCCGGGCATCAAGCACTTGAGCGGCCTGGCGCAAGCGGGCAACCAGGCGCAGCCACAGCTGTTCGAGGCCGATGTCAGCCTGTTGCTGGAACAGGATGAATTGCTGCAGGAAGAGGTCTTCGGCCCTTGCACGGTGGTGGTCCAGGTGGCGGACGAGGCTGAATTGCGGCGCGCCGTCGCTGCCTTGCGCGGTCAGCTCACGGCCACGCTGCTGGCCGACAACGACGACCTGACCACCTTTGGCCAACTGTTCAGCGCGCTGGAAGTGAAGGTCGGTCGAGTGCTGCTCAACGGCTACCCGACCGGGGTCGAGGTCTGCGATGCGATGGTTCACGGCGGCCCGTACCCGGCCACGTCCGATGCCCGTGGCACCTCGGTCGGCACCCTGGCCATCGATCGCTTCCTGCGCCCGGTGTGCTACCAGAACGTGCCCGATGCGTTACTGCCCGATGCCTTGAAGAACGCCAACCCACTGGGCCTGCAGCGCCTGGTCGATGGCAAGTCCAGCACCGCGGCCTTGAATTGA
- a CDS encoding UxaA family hydrolase, with translation MQLIARTRTGDPAVIRLNPLDNVLIARQALPEGLSLEAEAVTVRQPIPSGHKVASQRVEQGQPLRRYGQIIGFASQPIEAGDHVHVHNVEMGDFARDYAFGVDTHATPGTEAVFQGIVRADGRVATRNYVGILTSVNCSATVARAVADHFRRDIHPEALAAFPNIDGVVALTHGAGCAVDPNGEALGLLRRTLGGYAVHPNFAAVLIIGLGCETNQIESLLETQGLTASDQLRAFTIQGIGGTSKTIASGIEQVKALLPKANHVQREPVSARHLIVGLQCGGSDGYSGITANPALGNAVDRLVAAGGTAILSETPEIYGAEHLLTRRAVSREVGEKLIARIHWWEDYCQRMNAELNNNPSAGNKAGGLTTILEKSLGAVAKAGSSNLVDVYLYAEAVRAKGLVFMDTPGYDPVSATGQVAGGANLIAFTTGRGSAYGCAPAPSIKLATNNRVFEHQEEDMDVNCGGIADGSTSIEERGAYIFEQMLRIASGERSKSEQHGYGQNEFVPWQIGAVT, from the coding sequence ATGCAACTGATTGCCAGAACCCGGACCGGCGACCCTGCCGTGATTCGCCTCAATCCCCTGGACAACGTACTGATTGCACGGCAGGCCCTGCCCGAAGGCCTGAGCCTGGAAGCCGAAGCGGTTACGGTGCGCCAGCCGATTCCCTCCGGGCACAAAGTCGCCAGCCAGCGTGTGGAGCAGGGCCAGCCACTGCGCCGTTATGGGCAGATCATCGGTTTTGCGTCGCAGCCCATCGAAGCCGGCGATCACGTGCATGTGCACAATGTGGAGATGGGCGACTTTGCCCGTGACTACGCTTTCGGCGTCGATACCCATGCCACGCCGGGCACGGAAGCGGTGTTCCAGGGCATCGTGCGGGCCGATGGCCGCGTCGCGACCCGCAACTATGTAGGCATTCTCACTTCGGTCAATTGCTCGGCGACCGTGGCCCGGGCCGTGGCCGATCACTTTCGCCGGGATATCCACCCCGAAGCGCTCGCCGCCTTCCCCAATATCGACGGTGTAGTGGCGCTGACCCATGGCGCCGGTTGCGCGGTGGACCCCAACGGCGAGGCCTTGGGACTGTTGCGCCGCACACTCGGTGGCTACGCCGTCCACCCGAATTTCGCGGCGGTGCTGATCATCGGCCTGGGCTGTGAAACCAACCAGATCGAAAGCCTGCTCGAGACTCAGGGTCTGACAGCCAGCGACCAGTTGCGCGCCTTCACCATCCAGGGTATCGGCGGCACGTCGAAAACCATCGCCAGTGGCATCGAGCAGGTCAAGGCATTGCTGCCCAAGGCCAACCATGTGCAACGCGAACCCGTCAGCGCTCGCCACCTGATCGTCGGCCTGCAATGCGGCGGCTCGGACGGTTACTCGGGCATCACCGCCAACCCGGCGCTCGGTAATGCCGTTGACCGCCTGGTGGCGGCCGGCGGTACCGCGATCCTTTCGGAAACCCCTGAGATCTATGGCGCCGAGCATCTGCTGACGCGCCGCGCCGTGAGCCGCGAGGTCGGGGAAAAACTCATCGCGCGCATCCACTGGTGGGAAGACTACTGCCAGCGCATGAACGCCGAACTGAACAACAACCCCTCGGCCGGCAACAAGGCCGGAGGCCTGACCACCATCCTCGAGAAATCCCTGGGCGCGGTGGCCAAGGCCGGCTCCAGCAACCTGGTGGACGTGTACCTGTACGCCGAAGCCGTCCGGGCCAAGGGCCTGGTGTTCATGGACACCCCGGGCTACGACCCGGTCTCGGCCACCGGCCAGGTCGCCGGCGGCGCCAACCTGATCGCCTTCACCACCGGCAGAGGCTCGGCCTACGGCTGCGCGCCGGCGCCTTCGATCAAGCTGGCGACCAACAACCGGGTGTTCGAGCACCAGGAAGAAGACATGGACGTGAACTGCGGCGGCATCGCCGACGGTTCCACCAGCATTGAAGAGCGCGGCGCCTACATCTTCGAACAGATGCTGCGCATCGCTTCCGGCGAACGCAGCAAGAGCGAACAACACGGTTATGGGCAGAACGAGTTTGTGCCCTGGCAGATCGGTGCCGTGACCTGA
- a CDS encoding LysR family transcriptional regulator — protein MPSDITHSSFCNWVRFKHLVLIDTLARTRNMHATAIRMNLSQPALSKMLRDLEEQFGFALFQRLPRSMPPTELGEHVVRYAQSALADSHKFVDQVNRLRKGGHGFLKVGGIFAATSVVLPQAIVAIKARSPLLSIEVVEQSSDHLLEMLEQNKLDLMIGRFTEERYSQVFDFEPLEPEPFSLVVNSSHPLNELDCTPLEALGQWPWVLYPVGTPIRDRLELAFKAAGIASPADSVETISMQMFLQLLHSGPMIAMLPRSMVAAQLDSGQFKELQTPLRLAQLEYGIITRKDEPLTGAAREFADILLDFARERREEGAPSD, from the coding sequence ATGCCGTCGGACATTACCCATTCCAGCTTCTGCAACTGGGTGCGCTTCAAGCACCTGGTGCTGATCGACACCCTGGCGCGCACGCGCAACATGCACGCCACCGCCATACGCATGAACCTCAGCCAGCCCGCCTTGAGCAAGATGCTGCGCGACCTGGAGGAACAGTTCGGCTTTGCCCTGTTCCAGCGCCTGCCACGCAGCATGCCGCCCACGGAACTTGGCGAGCATGTGGTGCGTTATGCACAGAGTGCGCTGGCCGATTCGCACAAGTTCGTCGACCAGGTCAACCGGCTGCGCAAAGGCGGCCACGGCTTTCTCAAGGTGGGCGGGATTTTCGCGGCCACCTCGGTGGTGTTGCCCCAGGCCATCGTCGCGATCAAGGCGCGCAGCCCGTTGCTGTCGATCGAAGTGGTGGAGCAGTCCAGCGATCACCTGCTGGAAATGCTTGAGCAGAACAAGCTCGACCTGATGATCGGCCGCTTCACCGAAGAGCGTTACAGCCAGGTCTTCGACTTCGAGCCGTTGGAGCCCGAGCCCTTCAGCCTGGTGGTCAACAGCAGCCATCCGCTGAACGAGCTCGATTGCACACCGCTTGAAGCCTTGGGTCAGTGGCCATGGGTACTGTACCCGGTCGGCACGCCGATTCGCGATCGCCTGGAGCTGGCGTTCAAGGCCGCCGGCATCGCCTCTCCCGCCGACAGCGTCGAAACCATCTCCATGCAGATGTTCCTGCAACTGCTGCACTCGGGGCCGATGATTGCCATGCTGCCCAGGTCCATGGTGGCCGCGCAGCTGGACAGCGGCCAGTTCAAAGAGCTGCAGACCCCGTTGCGCCTGGCGCAGCTGGAGTACGGCATCATCACCCGCAAGGACGAACCGCTGACCGGCGCGGCCCGGGAATTCGCCGACATCCTGCTCGATTTTGCGCGTGAACGTCGGGAGGAGGGGGCGCCGAGCGATTGA
- a CDS encoding LysR family transcriptional regulator, whose product MSTGPAATTIPPHGLGALKISSRQITLLTALGEFGNLRRAATAMHTTQPAASLLLQQLEERLGVRLFERLPRGMQPTLYGEVMIRYAQGALHEFEQAQAQIAELQRGALGRVRVGSVMGPVPRLLTKAVLAYKRDHPKVRISIEVGTSDTLLPALLRGDFDVVLGRLPDQSDSQDLDIELFDNGEQMRVVARAGHPLAGASSLQLADLITLTWILHPIGSPMRRRVETALQAAGMVQSLDIVETASILATTAMLEASDMIAVVPNDVAEHYARYGMVAVLPVELPISMVNIGLLTVRSRSRSVALNTLLDYFREP is encoded by the coding sequence ATGTCTACAGGTCCAGCAGCCACCACGATCCCACCCCATGGTCTCGGTGCGCTGAAAATTTCCAGCCGACAAATCACCTTGCTCACGGCCCTGGGTGAGTTCGGCAACCTGCGCCGGGCGGCCACGGCGATGCACACCACGCAACCGGCCGCCAGCCTGCTGTTGCAGCAACTGGAAGAGCGCCTCGGCGTGCGCCTGTTCGAACGCTTGCCCCGGGGCATGCAGCCGACGCTTTATGGCGAGGTGATGATCCGCTACGCCCAGGGCGCGCTGCATGAATTCGAGCAGGCCCAGGCGCAGATCGCGGAACTGCAGCGCGGGGCCTTGGGGCGGGTGCGGGTCGGCAGCGTGATGGGGCCGGTGCCCCGGCTGCTGACCAAAGCGGTGCTGGCGTACAAGCGCGATCACCCCAAGGTACGGATTTCCATCGAGGTGGGTACCAGCGATACCTTGCTGCCGGCCTTGCTGCGCGGCGATTTCGATGTGGTGCTGGGGCGCTTGCCGGACCAGAGCGACAGCCAGGACCTGGACATCGAGCTGTTCGACAACGGCGAGCAGATGCGCGTGGTCGCCCGGGCAGGGCATCCGTTGGCGGGCGCCTCGTCACTGCAGTTGGCCGACTTGATCACCTTGACCTGGATCCTGCACCCCATCGGCAGCCCCATGCGCCGCCGGGTGGAAACCGCCCTGCAGGCCGCCGGCATGGTGCAGTCGCTGGACATTGTCGAAACCGCGTCGATCCTCGCGACCACGGCGATGCTCGAGGCCTCGGACATGATCGCGGTGGTGCCCAATGACGTGGCCGAGCATTATGCGCGCTACGGGATGGTCGCTGTCCTGCCGGTCGAGTTGCCGATCTCCATGGTCAACATCGGCCTGCTGACCGTGCGCTCCCGGTCAAGGTCGGTGGCGTTGAACACGTTGCTCGACTATTTCAGGGAGCCCTAG